A genomic window from Streptomyces sp. 846.5 includes:
- a CDS encoding glycoside hydrolase family 48 protein, with amino-acid sequence MSESLSRRRFAIAAVGTAMAAVSGAPVIAKAWADRPQSVSVLPGVTPSTDAYTQAFLTQYAKIKNAANGYFSPEGIPFHSVETLIVEAPDHGHQTTSEAFSFWFWLEATYGRVTGDWTAFNSAWTTAEHYIIPQHVDQPTNSSYNPSSPATYAPEWPDPSSYPSPLDTSVPVGQDPLANELTSTYGTSDIYGMHWLMDVDNTYGYGNTPGTGAENGPTATGPSYINSYQRGSQESVWETIPQPCTDLMKYGGTNGYLDLFVKQSGAYATQWKYTNAPDADARSVQAAYWAYRWASAQGASSQVAASAAKAAKMGDYLRYSLFDKYFKQIGSCTSPTGCTAGSGRSSEHYLMAWYYAWGGAEPGGGWAWRIGDGASHQGYQNPIAAWAMSNVAALTPMSPTAKGDWTSSLARQLEFFRWLQSAEGAIAGGCTNSWNGAYATPPAGDPTFYGMAYDWEPVYHDPPSNNWFGMQAWAMERLAEYYYVTGNANAKTILDKWMAWAASKTTVTSSTFSIPSTLSWSGQPDTWNASSPGANASLHVTVAAFGNDVGVCAAYVKALTYYGVKSGNTTYTALAKSLLDVMATFADTKGIAVPETRTDYSRFNDPVFVPSGWSGKMPNGDPIAPGATFLSIRSWYKNDPSFPKVQAYLNGGAAPSFTYHRFWAQADIAMAYAVYGELVAGGGSTGGDTTPPSAPTNLAVTGVTSSTVSLSWTASTDNVGVTGYNVYRNSAPAGSTTTATTFTDTGLSASTAYNYSVVATDAAGNLSAASSTVTGTTSAGTVTTGTVKAQYKNLDSSPGDNQIKPGLQVVNTGTTPLALSTVTMRYWFTSDGGANTFSTNVDYAVIGSGNVTHSVVAMPAAKTGADHYLLVGFTTGAGSLAAGASTGEIQNRFNKTDWSNFTETNDYSYGTNTTYADAPKVTVYINGTLAYGTEPS; translated from the coding sequence ATGTCCGAATCCCTGTCCCGAAGGCGTTTCGCCATCGCCGCGGTCGGCACCGCGATGGCGGCGGTGAGCGGCGCGCCGGTCATCGCCAAGGCCTGGGCGGACCGCCCGCAATCCGTATCCGTCCTGCCCGGGGTGACCCCCTCGACGGACGCGTACACCCAGGCGTTCCTGACCCAGTACGCCAAGATCAAGAACGCGGCGAACGGCTACTTCAGCCCAGAGGGGATCCCCTTCCACTCCGTGGAGACGCTGATCGTCGAGGCGCCGGACCACGGGCACCAGACCACGTCGGAGGCGTTCAGCTTCTGGTTCTGGCTGGAGGCCACCTACGGCCGGGTGACCGGTGACTGGACCGCCTTCAACAGCGCCTGGACGACGGCCGAGCACTACATCATCCCGCAGCACGTGGACCAGCCGACCAACAGCTCCTACAACCCCTCCTCGCCGGCCACCTACGCACCCGAGTGGCCGGACCCCAGCAGCTACCCCAGCCCGCTCGACACCTCGGTGCCGGTCGGTCAGGACCCGCTGGCCAACGAGCTGACCTCCACCTACGGCACCTCGGACATCTACGGGATGCACTGGCTGATGGACGTCGACAACACCTACGGCTACGGCAACACCCCCGGCACCGGCGCCGAGAACGGCCCCACCGCGACCGGGCCCTCGTACATCAACAGCTACCAGCGCGGCTCCCAGGAGTCGGTCTGGGAGACGATCCCGCAGCCCTGCACCGACCTGATGAAGTACGGCGGGACCAACGGCTACCTCGACCTGTTCGTGAAGCAGAGCGGCGCCTACGCCACCCAGTGGAAGTACACCAACGCCCCTGACGCCGACGCCCGTTCGGTCCAGGCCGCGTACTGGGCCTACCGCTGGGCCTCGGCCCAGGGCGCGTCGAGCCAGGTCGCCGCCTCGGCGGCGAAGGCCGCCAAGATGGGCGACTACCTGCGCTACTCGCTGTTCGACAAGTACTTCAAGCAGATCGGCAGCTGCACCAGCCCCACCGGCTGCACCGCCGGCTCCGGGCGCAGCTCCGAGCACTACCTGATGGCCTGGTACTACGCCTGGGGCGGGGCGGAGCCGGGCGGCGGCTGGGCCTGGCGGATCGGGGACGGAGCCTCCCACCAGGGCTACCAGAACCCGATCGCGGCCTGGGCGATGTCGAACGTGGCCGCGCTGACCCCGATGTCGCCGACCGCCAAGGGCGACTGGACCAGCAGCCTGGCCCGGCAGTTGGAGTTCTTCCGCTGGCTCCAGTCCGCCGAGGGCGCCATCGCCGGCGGCTGCACCAACAGCTGGAACGGCGCGTACGCCACGCCGCCCGCGGGCGACCCGACCTTCTACGGGATGGCCTACGACTGGGAGCCGGTCTACCACGACCCGCCCAGCAACAACTGGTTCGGCATGCAGGCCTGGGCGATGGAACGGCTCGCGGAGTACTACTACGTGACCGGGAACGCCAACGCCAAGACGATCCTGGACAAGTGGATGGCCTGGGCCGCCTCCAAGACCACGGTCACGTCGAGCACCTTCTCGATCCCCTCCACACTCAGCTGGAGCGGTCAGCCGGACACCTGGAACGCGAGCAGCCCGGGGGCCAACGCCTCGCTGCACGTCACCGTCGCGGCCTTCGGCAACGACGTCGGCGTCTGCGCGGCCTACGTCAAAGCGCTGACCTACTACGGCGTCAAGTCCGGCAACACCACGTACACGGCACTCGCCAAGAGCCTGCTGGACGTGATGGCGACCTTCGCCGACACCAAGGGCATCGCGGTGCCGGAGACCCGTACCGACTACAGCCGCTTCAACGACCCGGTGTTCGTGCCCAGCGGCTGGTCGGGCAAGATGCCCAACGGCGACCCGATCGCGCCCGGGGCCACCTTCCTGTCCATCCGTTCCTGGTACAAGAACGACCCGTCCTTCCCGAAGGTCCAGGCGTACCTCAACGGCGGTGCGGCGCCGTCCTTCACGTACCACCGCTTCTGGGCGCAGGCGGACATCGCGATGGCCTACGCGGTGTACGGGGAGCTGGTCGCGGGCGGCGGCAGCACCGGCGGGGACACCACTCCGCCCTCGGCGCCGACCAACCTGGCCGTCACCGGGGTGACCAGCAGCACCGTCTCGCTGTCGTGGACGGCCTCGACCGACAACGTCGGCGTGACCGGCTACAACGTCTACCGGAACAGTGCGCCGGCCGGCAGCACCACCACGGCGACGACGTTCACCGACACCGGGTTGAGCGCCTCCACGGCGTACAACTACTCGGTCGTGGCGACGGACGCCGCGGGCAACCTCTCGGCCGCGTCCAGCACGGTGACCGGCACCACCTCCGCCGGCACCGTGACCACCGGCACGGTCAAGGCGCAGTACAAGAACCTGGACTCCTCGCCGGGCGACAACCAGATCAAGCCGGGCCTGCAGGTGGTCAACACCGGCACCACCCCGCTGGCCCTGTCGACGGTGACCATGCGCTACTGGTTCACCAGCGACGGCGGCGCGAACACCTTCAGCACCAACGTCGACTACGCGGTCATCGGCTCCGGCAACGTCACCCACTCGGTGGTCGCCATGCCCGCCGCGAAGACCGGTGCCGACCACTACCTGCTGGTCGGCTTCACCACCGGCGCCGGCAGCCTCGCCGCGGGCGCCTCCACCGGCGAGATCCAGAACCGCTTCAACAAGACCGACTGGTCCAACTTCACCGAGACCAACGACTACAGCTACGGCACCAACACCACCTACGCCGACGCCCCCAAGGTCACCGTCTACATCAACGGCACCCTCGCCTACGGCACCGAACCGTCCTGA
- a CDS encoding type II toxin-antitoxin system VapB family antitoxin: MARTVIDLDDEKLALAAEIFGTTTKVATVNAALEDVVKRRKRESFASWLKEGGLPDLTGPVDNPATPDQAA; encoded by the coding sequence ATGGCTCGCACCGTCATCGACCTGGACGACGAGAAACTGGCCCTGGCGGCTGAGATCTTCGGCACTACGACGAAGGTGGCGACGGTGAACGCCGCGCTGGAGGACGTCGTCAAGCGTCGTAAGCGCGAATCCTTCGCCAGCTGGCTGAAGGAGGGCGGCCTTCCTGACCTCACGGGCCCCGTCGACAACCCGGCCACTCCGGATCAGGCCGCCTAA
- the mmuM gene encoding homocysteine S-methyltransferase: protein MTLPSPSSSLAAALAEGPLVLDGGMSNQLAAAGHDLSDELWSARLLADRPEAIVAAHAAYYAAGAQVAITSSYQATFEGFARRGIGRAEAAALLRRSVELADRARSEAAGEGPRWVAASVGPYGAMLADGSEYRGDYGLSVAELERFHRPRMEVLAEAGADALALETVPDAREAEALLRALDGLGVQAWLSYSVDGERTRAGQPLAEAFALAAGVDAVIAVGVNCCDPQDVERAVAVAAETTGKPVVVYPNSGEIWNAQSRAWEGAAHFDGHQVDGWVKAGARLVGGCCRVGPDAISAVAESLQHH, encoded by the coding sequence ATGACCCTCCCCTCGCCGTCCTCCTCCCTCGCCGCCGCGCTGGCCGAGGGGCCGCTGGTGCTGGACGGGGGGATGTCCAACCAGCTGGCCGCCGCCGGCCACGACCTCTCCGACGAGCTCTGGTCGGCCCGGCTGCTGGCGGACCGTCCGGAGGCGATCGTCGCGGCGCATGCCGCCTACTACGCGGCGGGCGCGCAGGTCGCGATCACCAGCAGCTACCAGGCCACCTTCGAGGGCTTCGCCCGGCGCGGCATCGGGCGCGCCGAGGCGGCGGCGCTGCTGCGGCGCAGCGTGGAACTGGCCGACCGGGCCCGCAGCGAGGCCGCAGGCGAGGGCCCGAGGTGGGTGGCCGCCTCCGTCGGCCCGTACGGGGCGATGCTCGCGGACGGCTCGGAGTACCGCGGTGACTACGGGCTGAGCGTCGCCGAGCTGGAGCGCTTCCACCGGCCCCGGATGGAGGTGCTCGCGGAGGCGGGCGCCGACGCGCTGGCCCTGGAAACCGTTCCGGACGCGCGCGAGGCGGAGGCGCTGCTGCGCGCCCTCGACGGGCTCGGCGTCCAGGCCTGGCTCAGCTACAGCGTCGACGGGGAGCGCACCCGGGCCGGGCAGCCGCTGGCCGAGGCCTTCGCGCTGGCCGCAGGCGTCGACGCGGTGATCGCGGTGGGCGTGAACTGCTGCGACCCGCAGGACGTGGAGCGGGCGGTGGCGGTGGCCGCCGAGACCACCGGCAAGCCGGTGGTGGTCTACCCGAACAGCGGCGAGATCTGGAACGCGCAGAGCCGGGCCTGGGAGGGCGCCGCCCACTTCGACGGCCACCAGGTCGACGGCTGGGTCAAGGCCGGCGCGCGCCTGGTCGGCGGCTGCTGCCGGGTCGGCCCCGACGCGATCTCCGCCGTCGCCGAGTCGCTGCAGCACCACTGA
- a CDS encoding SAM-dependent methyltransferase: MGSNEFSGQALGSAASGEWVPPLIDTSVAHPARMYDYYLGGKDNFPADREAAERVLALGPQMRMFARANRAFLGRAVRFLAERGIDQFLDIGTGIPAAGNTHEVAQSVNPAASVVYVDNDPIVLAHARALMAGHGMGATTVIQADLRDPAEILAHPKVRAAIDFGRPVALMLVAVLHFVTDEEDPDALTKLLRDALPAGSYLVISHATADFVPAEARAQVDTVTDVYRQRATSPLILRTGERINDFFGDFALLDPGLVQVPFWRPESEVPEDMAQVVFYGGVARKQ; encoded by the coding sequence ATGGGGAGCAATGAGTTCTCGGGCCAGGCACTGGGGTCCGCGGCTTCGGGGGAGTGGGTGCCTCCCCTCATCGACACGAGTGTCGCCCACCCTGCGCGGATGTACGACTACTACTTGGGCGGCAAGGACAACTTCCCGGCCGACCGCGAGGCCGCGGAGCGGGTGCTGGCGCTGGGCCCGCAGATGCGGATGTTCGCCCGGGCCAATCGGGCGTTCCTGGGGCGTGCGGTGCGGTTCCTCGCGGAGCGCGGCATCGACCAGTTCCTCGACATCGGCACGGGTATCCCCGCGGCCGGCAACACCCACGAGGTGGCCCAGAGCGTCAACCCGGCTGCGAGCGTGGTGTATGTCGACAACGATCCGATCGTGCTGGCCCACGCTCGGGCGTTGATGGCCGGCCATGGGATGGGGGCCACCACCGTCATCCAGGCCGACCTGCGCGACCCCGCCGAGATCCTGGCCCACCCCAAGGTTCGGGCTGCCATCGACTTCGGCCGACCGGTGGCGCTGATGCTGGTGGCGGTGCTGCACTTCGTGACCGACGAGGAGGACCCCGACGCCCTCACCAAGCTGCTGCGCGATGCGTTGCCCGCAGGCAGCTACCTGGTGATCTCCCACGCCACCGCCGATTTCGTCCCCGCCGAGGCGCGGGCCCAGGTCGACACGGTCACCGACGTCTACCGGCAGCGGGCCACCTCGCCGCTGATCCTGCGTACGGGAGAGAGGATCAACGACTTCTTCGGCGACTTCGCGCTCCTCGACCCGGGCCTGGTCCAGGTGCCGTTCTGGCGTCCCGAGAGCGAGGTCCCCGAGGACATGGCACAGGTGGTGTTCTACGGCGGCGTCGCCCGGAAGCAGTGA
- a CDS encoding PIN domain nuclease, with protein MRYLLDKSAFARWPKPAVATVLDRLSSAGRLAVCGAIELEILHSARSKADAERITDELRGFDWLSTPDEIWDRAIEVQTLLIAAGNWRALSVPDLVIAAVAERHGATVLHYDGDYDMITEVTGQPTQWVVAPGTAD; from the coding sequence GTGAGGTACCTGCTCGACAAGTCGGCCTTCGCCCGCTGGCCCAAGCCGGCGGTTGCCACAGTCCTCGACCGGTTGTCCTCTGCAGGTCGCCTCGCGGTGTGCGGGGCAATCGAATTGGAGATCCTGCACAGCGCGCGTTCCAAGGCGGACGCGGAACGGATCACGGACGAACTGCGCGGGTTCGACTGGCTTTCGACCCCCGACGAGATCTGGGACCGGGCCATAGAGGTACAGACCCTGCTGATTGCAGCCGGCAACTGGCGGGCTCTGTCCGTCCCGGACCTCGTCATCGCCGCAGTCGCCGAACGGCACGGCGCTACGGTGCTCCACTACGACGGTGACTACGACATGATCACCGAGGTCACCGGGCAACCCACACAGTGGGTTGTAGCGCCAGGCACCGCAGACTGA
- a CDS encoding TetR/AcrR family transcriptional regulator has protein sequence MNEDRPLRADAVRNRAKVLEAARSAFTAEGPSVPLDEIARRAGVGAGTVHRHFPTKEALLEAVIVGRLEDLLADARAALAAEDPGESFFAFFTSMIADASTKMDMAEALSRVGVDLHASTRAVAGDLQTVLGTLMKRAQEAGALRADAGTEDLHLLVVGAVAAEQWSKGPGAAARIAQLMCDALRP, from the coding sequence GTGAACGAGGACCGACCCCTGCGTGCCGACGCCGTACGCAATCGCGCGAAAGTGCTGGAAGCCGCGCGGTCGGCCTTCACCGCAGAGGGCCCGTCGGTGCCGCTGGACGAGATCGCACGACGCGCGGGCGTCGGCGCAGGGACGGTGCACCGGCACTTTCCGACCAAGGAAGCGCTGCTCGAAGCCGTCATCGTCGGGCGGCTGGAGGACCTCCTGGCGGACGCACGGGCCGCCCTCGCGGCGGAGGACCCGGGCGAGTCGTTCTTCGCCTTCTTCACCTCGATGATCGCCGACGCGAGCACCAAGATGGACATGGCCGAAGCGCTCAGCCGCGTCGGCGTGGACCTCCACGCATCGACGCGGGCTGTCGCGGGCGATCTTCAGACGGTTCTGGGGACCCTGATGAAACGGGCTCAGGAAGCGGGAGCCCTGCGCGCCGATGCGGGCACCGAAGACCTGCACCTGCTGGTCGTCGGAGCCGTCGCGGCAGAGCAGTGGAGCAAGGGGCCAGGTGCGGCAGCACGGATCGCGCAACTGATGTGCGACGCGCTGCGACCCTGA
- a CDS encoding DNA polymerase III subunit alpha, giving the protein MVFTHLRAVSGFSARFGASHPERLAECAAERGLDALALTDRDTLAGAVRFAKACREAGVRPLFGVDLALPSHADMTPGQAPAPARPQAQAPAQPQSAVRRRTPVRGGAFVDESAPRGVFLARDRAGWAALCALVTAAHADGSGTPALGWPDLEQIADAAAGHLFVLLGPGSEVGAALAAGRPDRAARLVVPWRRLFPGALRLEAVHHPVAATAGTGPGSLRLAARTLAFAEEQGLPAVLTNQVRYADPGGRRLADVLDSARLLVPVDARKPQQRDSGEGWLKDSGDMARLAEQIADAAGQGRDGARRLLAETREVAAACLVDPQDDLGLGAVHLPEAGLVGADRRGPDRVLRSRCVTAMVRRGYHRRPDQRKYWKRLDDELDTIARLRFAGYFLTVAQVVDDTRALGIRVAARGSAAGSLVVHLLGIATADPVEHGLLMERFLSVHRRAMPDIDIDVESARRLDVYRAIFERFGVERTATLAMPETYRVRHAIRDTGAALGLDPQTIDRLAKAFPHIRARDARAALAELPELRDVAAEDHGPLWELVEGLDGLSRGTAMHPCGVIISDASLLTRTPVVPTPGEGFAMSQFDKEDVEDLGLLKLDVLGVRMQSAMAHAVAEIARATGERIDLDDPAQVPPEDPAAMALIRSAETLGCFQVESPGQRDLVGRLQPETFEHLVVDISLFRPGPVAADMVKPFIESRHGRRAPAYPHEHLADALKETYGVVIFHEQVIEIMHIMTGCDRSMADEARRGLSKPDTQGRVRAWFGEGARRRGYSAEVIRRAWEILEAFGAYGFCKAHATAFAVPTYQSAWLKTHRAAAFYAGILTHDPGMYPKRLLLADARRRGVPVLPLDVNRSEQDFRIELVSDGNSRSGRWGVRMALSEVQGITEAEAARIVSARVGQPYGSLPDLWRRARPSRPLAERLVQVGALDPLARGAGRRDLLLQLAELHREDRGRPGDGQLPLLAADPDAPADRSGLPEPDADERLGAELDILGLDASRHLMTTHHAFLEELGVTSAARLRQTRHGASVLVAGIRAATQTPPIRSGRRVIFTTLDDGSTAGLVDLAFFEDSHPRCAAVVFHHGLLLVRGIVQRRGRQSLSVVGNAAWSLTELAELRRTGGLEAVAARLAAEAAPEPEAAGADPAQPGPERPGPAQPGPEQGAPAQPSRSIRMSTGYELHPWADLKTPGSPVTDTRRLWHSSPGSAG; this is encoded by the coding sequence GTGGTGTTTACGCATCTGCGTGCCGTCTCCGGGTTCTCCGCCCGCTTCGGGGCCAGCCATCCGGAGCGGCTGGCCGAGTGTGCCGCCGAGCGCGGTCTGGACGCGCTCGCGCTGACCGACCGGGACACTCTCGCCGGCGCCGTCCGCTTCGCCAAGGCCTGCCGGGAGGCCGGGGTCCGGCCGCTGTTCGGGGTGGACCTGGCGCTGCCCAGCCATGCGGACATGACACCGGGCCAAGCCCCGGCCCCGGCGCGGCCCCAGGCGCAGGCTCCGGCGCAGCCCCAGTCCGCCGTGCGCCGCCGTACGCCCGTGCGCGGGGGCGCGTTCGTTGACGAGAGCGCCCCGCGCGGGGTGTTCCTGGCGCGCGACCGGGCGGGCTGGGCCGCGCTGTGCGCCCTGGTCACGGCCGCGCACGCGGACGGCAGCGGCACGCCCGCCCTCGGCTGGCCCGATCTCGAACAGATCGCCGACGCAGCGGCCGGCCACCTCTTCGTGCTGCTTGGCCCCGGCTCCGAGGTCGGTGCCGCCCTCGCGGCCGGGCGCCCGGACCGTGCCGCCCGGCTGGTCGTGCCCTGGCGACGGCTGTTCCCCGGCGCCCTGCGCCTGGAGGCCGTGCACCACCCGGTCGCGGCCACCGCGGGCACCGGCCCCGGCAGCCTGCGGCTGGCTGCCCGCACCCTGGCCTTCGCCGAGGAGCAGGGCCTGCCCGCCGTGCTCACCAACCAGGTCCGCTACGCCGACCCCGGCGGCCGGCGGCTCGCCGACGTCCTGGACTCGGCCCGGCTGCTGGTGCCCGTCGACGCCCGCAAACCGCAGCAGCGCGACAGCGGCGAGGGCTGGCTCAAGGACTCCGGGGACATGGCCCGCCTCGCCGAGCAGATCGCCGACGCCGCAGGCCAGGGCCGCGACGGGGCCCGCCGGCTGCTCGCGGAGACCCGCGAGGTCGCCGCGGCCTGCCTGGTGGATCCGCAGGACGACCTGGGCCTGGGCGCGGTGCACCTCCCCGAGGCCGGGCTGGTCGGCGCCGACCGTCGCGGTCCCGACCGGGTGCTGCGCTCGCGCTGCGTCACCGCGATGGTCCGCCGCGGCTACCACCGCCGTCCCGACCAGCGAAAGTACTGGAAGCGCCTGGACGACGAACTGGACACCATCGCCCGACTGCGCTTCGCCGGCTACTTCCTCACCGTCGCCCAGGTCGTGGACGACACCAGGGCGCTGGGCATCCGGGTCGCCGCGCGCGGCTCGGCGGCCGGGTCCCTGGTGGTCCACCTGCTCGGCATCGCCACCGCCGACCCGGTCGAACACGGGCTGCTGATGGAGCGCTTCCTCTCGGTCCACCGCCGGGCCATGCCCGACATCGACATCGACGTGGAGTCGGCCCGGCGGCTGGACGTCTACCGGGCGATCTTCGAACGCTTCGGCGTCGAACGCACAGCGACCCTGGCCATGCCGGAGACCTACCGGGTCCGCCACGCCATCCGCGACACCGGTGCGGCCCTGGGCCTGGACCCGCAGACCATCGACCGCCTCGCCAAGGCGTTCCCGCACATCCGGGCCAGGGACGCCCGCGCCGCCCTCGCCGAACTGCCCGAACTGCGCGATGTCGCGGCCGAGGACCACGGCCCGCTGTGGGAACTGGTCGAGGGCCTGGACGGGCTGTCGCGCGGCACCGCCATGCACCCCTGCGGCGTGATCATCTCGGACGCCTCGCTGCTCACCCGCACCCCGGTGGTGCCCACCCCCGGCGAGGGCTTCGCCATGTCGCAGTTCGACAAGGAGGACGTGGAGGACCTCGGCCTGCTGAAGCTGGACGTCCTCGGCGTCCGGATGCAGTCGGCGATGGCGCACGCCGTCGCCGAGATCGCCCGCGCCACCGGCGAGCGGATCGACCTGGACGACCCGGCGCAGGTCCCGCCCGAGGACCCGGCCGCGATGGCGCTGATCCGCTCCGCCGAGACCCTGGGCTGCTTCCAGGTCGAGTCGCCGGGCCAGCGCGACCTGGTCGGACGGCTGCAGCCGGAGACCTTCGAACACCTGGTGGTGGACATCTCGCTGTTCCGGCCGGGACCGGTGGCGGCCGACATGGTCAAGCCCTTCATCGAGTCCCGGCACGGCCGCCGAGCCCCCGCCTATCCGCATGAGCATCTGGCAGACGCGCTGAAGGAGACCTACGGCGTAGTCATCTTCCATGAGCAGGTGATCGAGATCATGCACATCATGACCGGCTGCGACCGGAGCATGGCCGACGAGGCCAGGCGCGGGCTGTCCAAGCCGGACACCCAGGGCCGGGTCAGGGCCTGGTTCGGCGAGGGCGCACGCAGGCGGGGATATTCGGCGGAGGTGATCCGCCGTGCCTGGGAGATTCTGGAGGCGTTCGGCGCGTACGGCTTCTGCAAGGCGCACGCCACGGCCTTCGCCGTGCCGACGTACCAGTCGGCCTGGCTCAAGACCCATCGCGCTGCCGCCTTCTACGCCGGGATCCTCACCCATGACCCGGGGATGTACCCGAAGCGGCTGCTGCTCGCGGACGCCCGGCGGCGCGGGGTGCCGGTGCTGCCGCTGGATGTGAACCGGTCCGAACAGGATTTTAGAATCGAACTGGTGTCTGATGGGAACTCCCGGAGCGGCCGCTGGGGCGTCCGGATGGCGCTGTCCGAGGTCCAGGGCATCACCGAGGCCGAGGCCGCCCGGATCGTCTCGGCCAGGGTCGGACAGCCCTACGGCTCGCTGCCCGACCTCTGGCGCCGGGCCCGTCCCTCCCGTCCGCTCGCCGAACGGCTGGTCCAGGTCGGCGCGCTGGACCCGCTCGCCCGCGGCGCGGGCCGCCGCGACCTGCTGCTCCAGCTCGCCGAGCTGCACCGGGAGGACCGCGGCCGCCCCGGCGACGGCCAGCTCCCGCTGCTCGCGGCCGACCCGGACGCGCCCGCCGACCGCTCCGGCCTGCCCGAGCCCGACGCCGACGAACGGCTCGGCGCCGAGCTGGACATCCTCGGACTCGACGCCTCCCGACACCTCATGACGACCCATCACGCCTTTCTGGAGGAGCTCGGCGTCACCTCGGCCGCCCGGCTGCGGCAGACCCGCCACGGCGCGTCCGTGCTGGTCGCGGGCATCAGGGCGGCCACCCAGACACCCCCGATCCGCTCCGGCCGCCGGGTCATCTTCACCACCCTGGACGACGGCAGCACCGCGGGCCTGGTCGACCTCGCCTTCTTCGAGGACAGCCACCCCCGCTGCGCCGCCGTGGTCTTCCACCACGGCCTGCTGCTGGTCAGGGGCATCGTCCAGCGGCGCGGGCGGCAGAGCCTCAGCGTCGTCGGCAATGCCGCCTGGAGCCTGACCGAGCTGGCCGAACTGCGCCGCACCGGCGGCCTGGAAGCCGTCGCCGCCCGCCTCGCGGCCGAAGCCGCCCCCGAGCCCGAGGCCGCCGGGGCCGATCCCGCGCAGCCCGGCCCCGAACGGCCCGGCCCTGCGCAGCCCGGCCCCGAACAGGGCGCCCCCGCGCAGCCCAGCCGCAGCATCCGGATGTCCACCGGCTATGAACTCCACCCCTGGGCCGATCTCAAGACCCCAGGCAGCCCGGTCACCGACACCCGCCGCCTCTGGCACTCCAGCCCCGGGAGCGCGGGATGA
- a CDS encoding nuclear transport factor 2 family protein, whose translation MSQNARTARETVDLMLHTIVHGTRDELADLYAPDTVITNPFAPEGVPASVSGNEELRARMKVMGGLIRYDSVDDVTVHETRAPETVIVEFGVSGTIVASETPFKLTFVNVIRIVDGLIAESRDYSDAVRAAQLFERLAVKID comes from the coding sequence ATGTCCCAAAACGCCCGCACCGCCCGCGAGACGGTCGACCTCATGCTCCACACGATCGTCCACGGCACCCGCGACGAGCTGGCCGACCTGTACGCGCCCGACACCGTCATCACCAACCCCTTCGCCCCGGAGGGCGTCCCCGCGTCGGTCTCCGGCAACGAGGAACTGCGCGCCCGGATGAAGGTGATGGGCGGCCTGATCAGGTACGACTCGGTGGACGACGTGACGGTCCACGAGACCCGGGCCCCCGAGACCGTCATCGTCGAGTTCGGCGTGAGCGGGACGATCGTCGCGTCGGAGACCCCGTTCAAGCTCACGTTCGTCAATGTCATCCGGATCGTGGACGGCCTGATCGCGGAGTCGCGCGACTACAGCGACGCCGTGCGGGCGGCCCAGCTGTTCGAACGTCTCGCAGTGAAGATTGACTAG
- a CDS encoding D-2-hydroxyacid dehydrogenase family protein has protein sequence MKLRCAVLDDYQNVATSMADWTPLTDELDVVSFSGHFATEDELVRAIESFDVVVTLRERVPFPAALFARLPRLRLLVASGTRNASIDMDAAREHGVTVCGTASSSTPPVELTWALLLGLARGLVTESTALRSGGPWQSTVGADLAGRRLGLLGLGKIGSLVARVGLAFGMEVTAWSSNLTKERADEVGVELATGLDELLATSDFVSVHLALGDRSRGLLGAAELALMKPTAYLVNTSRAAIVDQDALLAALRAGRIAGAGLDVFDQEPLPADHPMRSAPRLLATPHLGYVSEDNYRTYFTHAVEDIQAYLAGTPLRRLN, from the coding sequence ATGAAGCTGCGCTGCGCCGTCCTCGACGACTACCAGAACGTCGCCACCTCCATGGCCGACTGGACCCCGCTCACTGACGAGCTGGACGTCGTCAGCTTCAGCGGGCACTTCGCCACCGAGGACGAGCTCGTCCGTGCGATCGAGTCGTTCGACGTCGTCGTCACGTTGCGCGAGCGGGTCCCGTTCCCGGCGGCGCTGTTCGCGCGGCTGCCGCGGCTCCGGCTGCTGGTCGCCTCCGGGACGCGCAATGCGTCGATCGACATGGACGCCGCCCGCGAGCACGGGGTGACCGTCTGCGGCACCGCCAGCAGCTCCACCCCGCCGGTGGAGCTGACCTGGGCGCTGCTGCTGGGCCTCGCCCGCGGCCTGGTCACCGAGAGCACCGCGCTGCGCAGCGGCGGCCCCTGGCAGAGCACGGTCGGTGCGGACCTGGCCGGCCGCCGGCTGGGGCTGCTGGGGCTGGGGAAGATCGGCAGCCTGGTGGCCAGGGTCGGGCTGGCCTTCGGCATGGAGGTGACCGCCTGGAGCAGCAACCTCACCAAGGAACGGGCCGACGAGGTCGGCGTCGAGCTCGCGACCGGGCTCGACGAACTGCTCGCCACCAGCGACTTCGTCTCGGTCCACCTCGCCCTCGGCGACCGCAGCCGCGGCCTGCTGGGGGCGGCGGAGCTCGCCCTGATGAAGCCGACGGCCTACCTGGTCAACACCTCCCGCGCCGCCATCGTCGACCAGGACGCGCTGCTGGCCGCGCTTCGCGCAGGCCGGATCGCCGGCGCAGGACTGGACGTCTTCGACCAGGAGCCGCTCCCGGCCGACCATCCGATGCGCTCGGCGCCCCGGCTGCTGGCCACTCCCCATCTCGGCTATGTCTCCGAGGACAACTACCGCACCTACTTCACCCACGCCGTCGAGGACATCCAGGCCTACCTCGCCGGAACCCCGCTCCGCCGCCTCAACTGA